A window of the Anthonomus grandis grandis chromosome 9, icAntGran1.3, whole genome shotgun sequence genome harbors these coding sequences:
- the LOC126740474 gene encoding uncharacterized protein LOC126740474 codes for MYKRKRSHDSDSDLALKVNNIEKTLSKLLKRGNKSPRYRSDGKNHARGSRKSPCLSPSSSSDSDRAFRSLSRSLARRCRRRRRIITSDSSSSGSEKENEPEDGDNIIRIDDNNSMDYGTDQHHENDREMPSTSTKKNFDASLFGTNVAKNKLSFGPPLQEDMVETWKSIVDNGLDSNEKSDLIKKYATPENASFLGTPKLNEFLERMLSESVKQRDTRLMQLQCQIGSGISAIGQAITSILNEEGEGDKPYIKPLCDAGRLLTDVFHIETSARKELACYNLDKITKESLLAAPTDEWLFGCNVDKRLEASKQLERTIKTFKPAPKPKETKRAPRTNLNFRSLSQDTRGGYRGRRQQYQSRTLLYTQTRDPQRRRSYRKMEPMQTEKRRR; via the exons atgtataaacgtAAAAGAAGTCATGACAGTGACAGTGATCTAGCTCTCAAGGTAAATAATATTGAGAAAACTCTCTCAAAACTGTTAAAACGCGGTAATAAATCCCCACGCTATCGATCCGACGGAAAAAATCATGCACGTGGTTCTCGGAAGTCCCCCTGTTTATCGCCATCAAGCAGCTCGGATTCGGATCGCGCCTTTCGCTCTCTCTCAAGAAGCCTGGCGCGGCGTTGCCGCCGCCGCCGTAGAATCATAACATCGGATTCTAGCTCGAGTGGAAGTGAGAAGGAAAATGAACCAGAAGATGGGGACAATATTATCCGTATTGACGATAATAACTCAATGGATT ATGGAACTGACCAGCACCATGAAAATGACAGGGAAATGCCCTCCACAAGTACTAAGAAAAACTTTGACGCATCATTGTTTGGAACCAACGTTGCtaagaataaattgtctttTGGTCCTCCTCTACAAGAAGACATGGTTGAAACATGGAAAAGTATAGTGGACAATGGGCTGGACTCAAATGAAAAGTCtgatttaataaagaagtatgCGACCCCTGAAAATGCTTCGTTCCTTGGAACCCCCAAACTAAATGAGTTTCTGGAAAGAATGCTTTCAGAGTCCGTTAAACAGAGAGATACCCGGTTAATGCAACTGCAGTGCCAAATAGGTTCAGGTATATCGGCTATTGGACAGGCAATCACCTCCATCTTAAATGAAGAGGGGGAGGGGGACAAACCCTATATCAAACCCTTATGTGACGCGGGTCGCCTGCTTACGGATGTTTTCCATATCGAGACATCTGCTCGAAAAGAACTTGCCTGCTATAATCTGGATAAGATAACTAAAGAATCATTATTAGCTGCCCCAACGGACGAATGGCTTTTTGGATGCAATGTCGACAAAAGATTAGAAGCTTCCAAACAGCTGGAACGAACAATAAAAACCTTCAAGCCAGCACCTAAACCCAAGGAAACCAAAAGAGCCCCAAGGACTAATTTAAACTTCAGGAGTCTGTCTCAGGACACTCGGGGGGGATACCGAGGCAGGCGACAACAGTACCAATCCAGGACCCTCCTTTATACTCAGACTCGAGACCCTCAACGTCGCAGATCTTACAGAAAAATGGAGCCGATGCAGACGGAGAAACGTCGTCGTTAG